A single genomic interval of Aedes aegypti strain LVP_AGWG chromosome 1, AaegL5.0 Primary Assembly, whole genome shotgun sequence harbors:
- the LOC5579129 gene encoding zinc finger protein 623 yields MSVKSVAPPQTYSRLFRPWDGAVNKLGSSPSKSSDCDSEETIKSEPYEMRINSRLGMESPVSSEPKSPAFSPMKLPLAGTPELDIGAAFLGHPSDLASYYYYYSQQKLGVELLPPGFNFSGLPIDPLTYEQMEQEYFRVLSEDAKAKLLSSRKQRPKKFKCPHCDVAFSNNGQLKGHIRIHTGERPFKCDDPGCGKTFTRNEELTRHKRIHTGIRPYACQTCGKKFGRRDHLKKHTKTHMPQERYTYGLAPVPAAMLMPMYSAAAAAATHLYGY; encoded by the exons atGTCTGTTAAATCGGTTGCACCCCCACAAACCTACTCGCGGTTGTTCCGCCCGTGGGATGGTGCCGTGAACAAACTCGGATCAAGTCCCAGTAAATCCAGTGATTGTGATAGTGAAGAAACGATCAAAAGTGAACCTTATGAAATGAGAATAAACTCGCGTCTGGGTATGGAGAGCCCGGTTTCGTCCGAACCTAAGTCACCAGCGTTCAGTCCAATGAAGTTACCGCTGGCAGGAACTCCCGAACTGGATATCGGGGCAGCGTTTCTTGGACACCCTTCAGATTTGGCGTCCTACTATTACTACTACAGTCAGCAGAAACTGGGCGTTGAACTGCTACCACCAGGGTTCAACTTCTCAGGATTACCTATCGATCCGCTAACCTATGAGCAAATGGAGCAGGAATACTTCCGAGTGCTCAGTGAAGATGCCAAAGCCAAACTACTCAGCAGTCGTAAGCAACGGCCGAAGAAGTTCAAGTGTCCACACTGTGATGTAGCCTTCTCCAACAATGGCCAACTGAAAGGTCACATCCGGATTCACACCG GAGAACGCCCCTTCAAGTGCGACGATCCGGGTTGTGGGAAGACGTTCACCCGTAATGAGGAGCTAACCCGGCATAAGAGGATCCACACCGGGATTCGTCCGTACGCTTGTCAAACCTGTGGCAAGAAGTTCGGTCGTCGGGATCATCTGAAGAAGCACACCAAAACGCACATGCCCCAGGAGCGGTACACGTACGGGCTGGCACCGGTTCCGGCGGCAATGCTGATGCCCATGTACTCGGCGGCCGCAGCTGCCGCCACGCATCTGTACGGATATTGA